The following proteins are co-located in the Hydractinia symbiolongicarpus strain clone_291-10 chromosome 7, HSymV2.1, whole genome shotgun sequence genome:
- the LOC130649097 gene encoding uncharacterized protein LOC130649097, with the protein MKKLLTAASLSSVTDDTSEIAETSSVVDDSIDMTVEGSSVPKKKKSITGYQMFLMQCSVIMLLKNDRYHTCILRKSRLNNYHSMIKNNISRMFLIKTLTDVSKSKTSISDQSKVASMAWHRLND; encoded by the exons ATGAAAAAACTTCTCACCGCTGCTTCTTTGTCAAG TGTTACCGATGATACTTCTGAAATAGCAGAAACTAGTAGTGTGGTTGATGACAGTATTGATATGACTGTGGAAG GCTCTTCTGTACCGAAAAAGAAGAAATCAATTACAGGCTACCAAATGTTCTTGATGCAATGTTCGGTAattatgttattaaaaaatgatcGCTATCATACATGCATACTTCGAAAAAGTAGACTCAACAATTACCATTCTAtgataaaaaacaatattagtAGGATGTTCTTGATAAAAACACTCACTGATGTTAGCAAAAGCAAGACATCTATATCGGATCAGAGCAAAGTGGCTTCAATGGCTTGGCATAGGTTGAATGACTGA
- the LOC130648521 gene encoding uncharacterized protein LOC130648521 — protein MLERVGEFEAKFGMTQAFGCIDGTHVQILRPSEHSQDYFSYKMYFSLNVQAVCDFRGYFMDVDCRWPGSVHDAKVFANSNIAAKLKDEEIPITYKDILPGRAKVPNYLIGDPAYPLTPYCMKEYHSCSTNAQVLFNNMLRSARNPVECAFGRLKARWGFLAKKVDLKIDFVPVAIYACFVLHTICELNKCVIDPDLVKIEMEKHKAETQQLDYSVYLRNLAEGDIVREVITNFIQDSLPY, from the coding sequence ATGCTTGAAAGGGTAGGAGAATTTGAGGCCAAATTTGGAATGACGCAAGCTTTTGGCTGCATAGATGGCACCCACGTACAAATTTTACGACCTAGTGAACATTCACAAGattatttttcttacaaaatgtatttttctctTAACGTTCAGGCAGTATGCGATTTCCGTGGCTATTTCATGGATGTTGATTGTAGGTGGCCAGGCAGTGTACATGACGCGAAGGTGTTTGCCAACTCAAATATTGCTGCTAAACTTAAAGATGAGGAAATACCCATTACTTATAAGGACATCCTGCCAGGCCGAGCCAAAGTTCCAAACTATTTGATTGGTGACCCTGCATACCCCTTGACACCGTACTGTATGAAAGAGTACCATAGTTGTTCAACAAATGCTCAAGTGTTATTTAACAACATGCTCCGGTCAGCAAGAAACCCAGTCGAGTGTGCTTTTGGACGCTTAAAAGCCAGATGGGGTTTTTTAGCAAAGAAAGttgatttaaaaatagattttgttCCTGTGGCAATCTATGCATGTTTTGTGCTGCACACTATATGTGAACTTAACAAATGTGTTATTGACCCTGATTTGGTGAAAATTGAAATGGAAAAGCATAAAGCAGAGACACAACAATTAGATTACTCTGTGTATTTAAGAAATCTTGCAGAGGGTGATATTGTACGGGAAGTAATAACAAATTTTATACAGGACAGTCTTCCATActaa